ACCGTGCAGGACGGCCGCCCGCGCCACGGGCGCGCGTACGGCTACCCGCCGTCCGGCGCGCTGGACCGGCCCGCCCTGGCCCGCGCCAACACGCGCGTCGGCAACGACCCGCGCGCCGCCGGGCTTGAACTGCTCCTCGGGGGCCTGCGCCTGCGGGCGCTGCGTCGCGTCGTCATCGCGCTGGACGGCGCCGATCTGGGCTGGGATGTCGACGGCGTCGAGGTGCCCCTTGGGACCGCGTTCGCGGTGGAGGCCGGCCAGGTGCTCCGCGCCGCGCGCCGGCGCGCCGGCCTACGCGGGTACGTGGCGGTGCGCGGCGGGCTCGCCGGCGCCGTCGTCGGCGGCAGCGCGTCGACGGACGTCCGCAACGGCTTCGGCGGCTACGGCCGGCCCCTCGCCGCGGGCGATCACCTGTGGACGGACGCCTTCGGGCCGGTCCCGGGGCGGGAGGCAGGGACGGGGCTGGACCCGGCAGCCCTTCCGCCGGCCGCACCCCCGCCGGTCGCGGCCGACGGTGCCGTTCTGTTGGACGCGGTCCCGCTGGATGCGCTCTGGGAAGTTTCCCCCAAGGCGCTGGCCGCGTTGGCGCAGGCGACGTGGCGCGTCGGACCGCACGGCGACCGCAGCGGCCTGCGCCTCGTGCCGGACGCGGGCGCTCCCGCCCCCGGCCCCGCGGGGGAGCCGGCCACGGCGCCGTCGCAGCCGGCGGTGGCCGGTCTCGTGCAGTGGCCGCCGGACGGCGGCCCGATCGTCCTCCTGCGCGACCACCCGACGACCGGCGGCTACCCGCGGGCGGCCGTCCTCACGAGCGCCGCCCTGGACTCGGCCGCGCAGTTGGGCCCGGGCCAGCGCGTGCGCTTCCGCTGGGTGCCGCCGGGGCTGGCGCAGGCGAGGGCCGCCGCCCTTGAGACGCAACTCTACGGGCCGTGGGAAGGATGATGGCGATGGCGGAACGGGAACGCATCGGCTGGATCGGCCTGGGCATCATGGGAGGGCACATGGCCCGCAACCTGCTGCGGGCGGGATTCCCCGTCACGGTGTACAACCGCACCGCCGCCAAGGCCCGGCCTCTCCTCGAC
The DNA window shown above is from Clostridia bacterium and carries:
- a CDS encoding carboxyltransferase domain-containing protein — its product is GAGAGAGAGEAPPAIAPAVPGCLPFGDRAWLFRGTAARALLPHLAAAPPFIAGYAASASELVVEFDPRAAAPAARWLERQFAESAGGAAGRGPAAAGPSPRDAAHPGPEPAAAGPHPAGATPLEGRVVVIPVRYGGDDGPDLNEVAALLGATPEEVVRRHTARPVPVAFFGFAPGFAYLGPVPDLAVPRRAAPRVRVPAGAVALAAGYTAVYPREGPGGWHLIGRTDIGVFDPFREPPAVFGPGDLVQFRPADDASDTAHRTRDVAPAGPPRRSPSDAAFIVEHPGVQSTVQDGRPRHGRAYGYPPSGALDRPALARANTRVGNDPRAAGLELLLGGLRLRALRRVVIALDGADLGWDVDGVEVPLGTAFAVEAGQVLRAARRRAGLRGYVAVRGGLAGAVVGGSASTDVRNGFGGYGRPLAAGDHLWTDAFGPVPGREAGTGLDPAALPPAAPPPVAADGAVLLDAVPLDALWEVSPKALAALAQATWRVGPHGDRSGLRLVPDAGAPAPGPAGEPATAPSQPAVAGLVQWPPDGGPIVLLRDHPTTGGYPRAAVLTSAALDSAAQLGPGQRVRFRWVPPGLAQARAAALETQLYGPWEG